The Mycobacterium paragordonae genome includes a region encoding these proteins:
- a CDS encoding class II aldolase/adducin family protein codes for MNLASQRALVAQGCRVAASRGLVDGMLGHLSLRIDDGHLLIRCRSDTDTGVAFTRPSDIRLITLDGKAGAPGELDGYRVPNELPIHVETMRADAGHRAVAHVHPPAVVAADLAGIAIRPVYGAFDIPGARLARGGVPVYPRAVLIRNTQLAKEMVAAMGGRPLVILRGHGITSAAGSIEQSVLQAISIDELARMSLRVRAAGGTLRDIEDADWDHLPDLGSGFNTESAWRHEVARLDGQPS; via the coding sequence ATGAACTTGGCATCTCAGCGCGCCCTGGTGGCCCAGGGTTGTCGCGTCGCGGCGTCCCGCGGCTTGGTCGACGGCATGCTTGGACATCTGAGCTTGCGTATCGACGACGGCCACCTGCTGATCCGTTGTCGCAGCGACACCGACACCGGGGTGGCCTTCACCCGGCCCAGCGACATCCGCCTCATCACCCTCGACGGAAAAGCGGGCGCCCCAGGCGAACTCGACGGCTACCGGGTGCCCAACGAGCTGCCGATCCACGTCGAAACGATGCGCGCCGACGCCGGGCACCGAGCCGTCGCCCACGTGCATCCACCGGCCGTCGTCGCCGCCGATCTGGCCGGCATCGCGATCCGGCCCGTCTACGGAGCCTTCGACATTCCCGGCGCGCGGCTGGCTCGTGGCGGCGTGCCGGTCTACCCACGCGCGGTGCTGATTCGGAATACGCAGCTGGCCAAGGAAATGGTGGCCGCCATGGGCGGCAGGCCGCTAGTGATCCTGCGCGGTCACGGCATCACCAGCGCCGCCGGCAGCATCGAACAGTCTGTGCTGCAGGCGATCAGCATCGATGAGCTGGCCCGCATGTCATTGCGGGTGCGCGCCGCCGGCGGCACCTTGAGGGATATCGAAGACGCCGACTGGGATCACCTGCCGGACCTGGGGTCTGGCTTCAACACAGAGTCGGCCTGGCGGCACGAGGTCGCCCGTCTGGACGGTCAGCCCAGCTGA
- the pcaH gene encoding protocatechuate 3,4-dioxygenase subunit beta, which produces MAAAAAGYSRAGVTEAGPRLDYPPYRSSILRHPDNPLLAVDPDEIERSAPCFGHQDVDPLDADLTAGYPGEPIGERIIVTGRVRDQSGRPVAGQLLEIWQANAAGRYRHQLDQHPAPLDPNFTGAGRCLTGPDGSYRFTTIKPGPYPWRNHSNAWRPAHIHFSVFGTAFTQRLVTQMYFPNDPLFGLDPIFQSVLDPTARERLVARYDHDVTEPEYATGYRWDIVLSDHVLSRYR; this is translated from the coding sequence ATGGCCGCCGCCGCGGCCGGTTACTCGCGAGCCGGCGTAACGGAAGCCGGGCCACGCCTGGACTATCCGCCCTATCGCAGCAGCATCCTGCGGCACCCGGACAACCCACTACTGGCCGTGGATCCCGACGAGATCGAACGCTCGGCACCCTGTTTCGGCCACCAGGACGTCGATCCGCTCGATGCCGACCTGACCGCCGGGTACCCGGGTGAACCGATCGGGGAGCGCATCATCGTGACTGGGCGCGTGCGCGACCAGTCCGGCCGGCCCGTCGCCGGACAGCTGCTGGAAATCTGGCAGGCCAACGCCGCCGGCCGCTACCGGCATCAACTCGACCAACACCCGGCCCCGCTGGACCCGAATTTCACCGGTGCCGGCCGGTGCCTCACCGGGCCCGACGGTTCCTATCGCTTCACGACCATCAAGCCCGGCCCCTATCCCTGGCGTAACCACAGCAACGCCTGGCGTCCCGCGCACATCCATTTCTCGGTTTTCGGGACCGCGTTCACCCAACGCCTGGTCACCCAGATGTATTTTCCCAACGACCCACTGTTCGGCCTCGATCCGATCTTCCAATCGGTTCTCGACCCGACGGCACGGGAACGCCTGGTGGCGCGCTATGACCACGACGTCACCGAACCGGAGTACGCGACCGGCTACCGGTGGGACATCGTCTTGAGCGATCACGTGTTGAGCCGGTACCGATGA
- a CDS encoding IclR family transcriptional regulator, whose translation MPNEVPQYPIESVDNALKLLLLLGEQPQIRLSEATKYLGVASSTAHRLLAMLTYGGFVRQDPDSKAYLPGPALTSVAFAIFGRIDIPRTAMPIMRGLSERLGESIHVGMLDATNVRFVAAIEGPKAVRVASRLGRTMPAHCTSTGKVLLAGLPEGELRQLFPRETLESITERSIDSRSRLETELTRIRRQGYATNREESEEGVASIAVQIPIRAPGLRLALNAAAPQQRLPASKYAPVAAALTEAAKEIGDQLG comes from the coding sequence GTGCCGAACGAGGTGCCGCAGTATCCGATCGAGTCGGTCGACAACGCGCTGAAATTGCTACTTCTGCTCGGTGAGCAGCCCCAGATCCGGTTGAGTGAGGCCACCAAGTACCTGGGCGTCGCGTCGTCGACCGCGCACCGGCTGCTGGCGATGCTGACCTATGGCGGCTTCGTCCGCCAGGATCCGGATTCCAAGGCGTACCTCCCGGGCCCGGCCCTCACCAGCGTGGCCTTCGCGATCTTCGGCCGCATCGACATCCCGCGCACCGCCATGCCGATCATGCGCGGTCTCAGCGAGCGCCTCGGCGAGTCGATTCACGTGGGGATGCTCGACGCCACCAATGTCCGCTTCGTCGCCGCGATCGAAGGACCCAAAGCCGTTCGGGTCGCCTCCCGGTTGGGGCGCACCATGCCGGCGCACTGCACCTCGACCGGCAAGGTATTACTGGCTGGGTTGCCGGAAGGGGAACTGCGACAACTGTTCCCGCGCGAGACATTGGAAAGCATCACCGAGCGCTCGATCGACAGCCGGTCCCGCCTCGAGACCGAGCTGACCCGTATCCGCCGGCAGGGCTACGCCACCAACCGCGAGGAGAGTGAGGAGGGCGTGGCCTCGATTGCGGTCCAGATCCCTATCCGCGCACCGGGATTGCGGCTTGCGCTGAACGCCGCCGCTCCGCAGCAACGGCTGCCCGCCTCGAAGTACGCTCCGGTCGCGGCCGCACTGACCGAGGCGGCCAAAGAGATCGGCGATCAGCTGGGCTGA
- a CDS encoding IS110 family transposase, with translation MAVRQQVWAGVDAGKSDHHCVVINVEGIQLLSQRVVNDETALLDLIGAVTALADGGDITWAIDLNAGGAALLITLLIASEQRLLYIPGRTVYHASAGYRGDGKTDAKDAAVIADQARMRRDLQPLRPGDDIAVELRILSSRRTDLVADRTRAINRLRAQLLEYFPALERAFDYSTSKAALILLTGYQTPDGLRRAGPARLTAWLAKRKARNASAVAAKAIEAANAQHSIVPGQNLAATMIARLAKEVMALDTEIGATETMIEDRFRRHRHAEIIVSMPGFGVVLGAEFLAATGGELSAFDSVDRLAGVSGLAPVPRDSGRISGNRKRPRRYDRRLLRACYLSAQIAIRTDTPSRNYYDRKRSEGKTHTQAVLALARRRLNVLWAMLRDHRPYQPTAPNTAAA, from the coding sequence GTGGCTGTGAGACAACAAGTCTGGGCCGGTGTTGACGCCGGTAAATCCGACCACCATTGCGTGGTCATAAACGTCGAAGGGATTCAGCTGCTGTCGCAACGCGTCGTTAACGACGAAACGGCGCTGCTGGATCTGATTGGAGCCGTGACGGCGCTGGCCGACGGCGGTGACATTACGTGGGCGATCGACCTCAACGCCGGCGGCGCCGCGTTGCTGATTACCTTGCTCATCGCCTCCGAGCAGCGGTTGCTCTACATTCCCGGCCGCACCGTCTACCACGCCTCGGCCGGCTATCGCGGCGACGGCAAAACCGACGCCAAAGACGCCGCCGTCATCGCCGACCAAGCCCGGATGCGCCGTGATCTGCAGCCGCTGCGGCCCGGCGATGACATCGCCGTCGAGCTGCGCATCCTTTCCAGCCGGCGCACCGATCTGGTCGCCGATCGAACCCGGGCGATCAACCGGCTGCGAGCCCAGCTGCTGGAATACTTCCCCGCTTTGGAGCGCGCCTTTGACTACAGCACCAGCAAGGCCGCACTGATCCTGCTGACCGGCTACCAGACCCCCGACGGGCTGCGCCGCGCAGGCCCTGCCCGGCTGACGGCCTGGCTTGCTAAACGCAAGGCGCGCAACGCCTCTGCCGTCGCAGCCAAAGCCATCGAGGCCGCCAACGCCCAGCACAGCATCGTGCCTGGTCAAAACCTCGCCGCCACCATGATCGCCCGGCTGGCCAAGGAGGTGATGGCCCTCGACACCGAGATTGGCGCGACTGAGACGATGATCGAGGACCGATTTCGCCGCCACCGCCACGCCGAGATCATCGTGAGCATGCCCGGCTTCGGCGTCGTGCTCGGCGCCGAATTCCTCGCCGCCACCGGAGGCGAATTGAGCGCCTTCGACTCCGTCGACCGCCTGGCCGGCGTGTCCGGGCTGGCACCAGTACCGCGCGATTCCGGGCGCATCAGCGGCAACCGCAAACGCCCCCGCCGCTACGACCGTCGCCTGCTGCGCGCCTGCTATCTGTCCGCCCAGATCGCCATCCGCACCGATACACCCTCGCGCAACTACTACGACCGCAAAAGATCCGAAGGCAAAACCCATACCCAAGCCGTCCTCGCCTTGGCCCGCCGACGCCTCAACGTCCTCTGGGCCATGCTGCGCGACCATCGGCCCTATCAACCCACCGCGCCTAACACTGCGGCGGCTTGA
- the hcaB gene encoding 3-(cis-5,6-dihydroxycyclohexa-1,3-dien-1-yl)propanoate dehydrogenase, whose protein sequence is MTGWLDGKRALVVGAGSGIGRAVLDAFLAEGAKVAVLERDPDKCARLDEELPGVPVVQGDATTRADNEHAVTVALDTHGGLDTLVNCVGVFDFYRGIDDIDAEDLSPAFDEMFRTNVLSHLQSAKAALPALRDGTGPSIVLTESTSAYYPGRGGVLYVPSKFAVRGLVTALAHDLAPQIRVNGVAPGGTLNTDLRGLASLGLGDVRLDDSPGRASDLAARTPLNVALSGSDHAWSYVFLASDRSRGITGETVHPDGGFRLGAPK, encoded by the coding sequence ATGACCGGCTGGCTTGACGGCAAACGGGCTCTGGTGGTCGGCGCCGGTTCGGGAATCGGACGGGCGGTGCTGGACGCGTTCCTGGCCGAGGGCGCCAAAGTCGCAGTGCTGGAACGGGATCCGGACAAATGCGCGCGCCTTGACGAGGAACTGCCCGGTGTCCCGGTCGTGCAGGGTGACGCCACCACCCGCGCCGACAACGAGCATGCCGTCACCGTCGCGCTAGACACCCATGGCGGCCTCGACACCCTGGTCAACTGCGTCGGGGTGTTCGACTTCTACCGCGGCATCGACGACATCGACGCCGAGGACCTGTCCCCCGCGTTCGACGAGATGTTCCGCACCAATGTGCTCAGCCACCTGCAGTCGGCCAAAGCCGCGCTGCCGGCGCTGCGCGACGGGACCGGACCATCGATCGTGCTGACGGAATCCACCTCGGCCTACTACCCGGGGCGCGGCGGCGTGCTGTACGTGCCCTCGAAGTTCGCCGTCCGCGGCCTGGTGACCGCGCTGGCGCACGACCTGGCCCCGCAGATCCGGGTCAACGGAGTGGCGCCGGGCGGGACCCTCAACACCGACCTGCGTGGTCTCGCCAGCCTCGGACTCGGCGACGTCCGGCTGGATGACTCCCCCGGCCGGGCCAGCGATCTGGCCGCCCGCACCCCGCTCAACGTCGCGCTGAGCGGCTCCGACCATGCCTGGAGCTACGTATTCCTGGCCTCGGATCGTTCTCGCGGCATCACCGGCGAGACGGTTCATCCCGACGGCGGATTCCGCTTGGGAGCGCCGAAATGA
- a CDS encoding dihydrodiol dehydrogenase: MNPAGEPIALANEFTEVLVQRVDTRNGSRLLISCPRSGRSITLDALEVEALTWQNPRTLAAMVGNSQAPLLPDEPEDHDDRLA, from the coding sequence GTGAACCCGGCCGGCGAGCCCATCGCGTTGGCGAACGAATTCACCGAGGTCCTGGTCCAGCGGGTCGACACCCGCAACGGATCACGACTCCTGATCAGCTGCCCCCGAAGTGGTCGGTCGATCACCCTGGACGCCCTCGAGGTCGAGGCTCTCACCTGGCAGAACCCCCGTACGCTGGCGGCCATGGTCGGCAACTCACAGGCCCCGCTGCTGCCCGACGAGCCGGAAGATCACGATGACCGGCTGGCTTGA
- a CDS encoding Rieske 2Fe-2S domain-containing protein: MIPAHIYNDADLFALEKERLFNRSWMFVAHESEIPHDGDYVVRRVLDDSFIIARDSDGQVRALFNMCLHRGMQVCRAEMGNASNFRCPYHGWTYRNDGRLTGLPFHRDAYGGDDGFDKSQTLLPAPNLDSYNGLIFISLDPHAQPLREFLGDFAFYLDFYTKQSSHGLQVRGPQRWRIKANWKIGAENFSGDMYHTPHTHASIVEIGLFREPKAQKRKDGATYWAGHGGGTTYKLPPGDFDERMRYVGYPDEMIARIKSVWSPAQQQVVAQDGFMFSAATCFPNLSFVHNWPKLPEGEQVLPFISIRQWQPISENETEVCSWFAVDSAAPEQFKKDSYKAYLMCFGSTGMFEQDDVENWVSLTTTAGGSMARRLLLNSRMGLLSDDSPVIEALPPQSFHGPGRAQVGYNEYNQRELLKLWARQLESM, from the coding sequence ATGATCCCCGCGCACATCTACAACGACGCCGATCTGTTCGCGCTGGAGAAGGAACGGCTGTTCAACCGGTCCTGGATGTTTGTGGCGCACGAGTCCGAGATCCCGCACGACGGTGACTATGTGGTGCGCCGCGTACTCGACGATTCGTTCATCATCGCCCGCGACTCGGACGGTCAGGTGCGGGCCCTTTTCAACATGTGCCTGCACCGCGGGATGCAGGTGTGCCGTGCCGAGATGGGCAACGCCTCCAATTTCCGCTGCCCCTACCACGGTTGGACATACCGCAACGACGGGCGCCTCACCGGCCTGCCGTTCCACCGTGACGCCTACGGTGGCGACGACGGCTTCGACAAGAGCCAAACACTGCTGCCCGCACCGAATTTGGACAGCTACAACGGACTGATCTTCATCAGTCTGGACCCGCACGCGCAGCCGTTACGCGAATTCCTTGGCGACTTCGCGTTCTATCTGGACTTCTACACCAAGCAGAGCAGCCACGGACTGCAAGTCAGGGGTCCGCAGCGATGGCGCATCAAGGCGAATTGGAAGATCGGCGCGGAGAACTTCTCCGGCGACATGTACCACACCCCGCACACGCACGCCTCGATCGTCGAGATCGGCCTGTTCCGTGAACCCAAGGCGCAGAAGCGCAAAGACGGAGCCACCTACTGGGCAGGGCACGGCGGCGGAACCACCTACAAGCTGCCGCCCGGCGACTTCGACGAACGGATGCGTTACGTGGGCTACCCGGACGAGATGATTGCCCGGATCAAATCGGTGTGGTCACCGGCGCAGCAGCAAGTGGTTGCGCAGGACGGCTTCATGTTCTCGGCCGCAACCTGTTTCCCGAACCTCAGCTTCGTGCACAACTGGCCCAAGCTTCCCGAGGGCGAGCAGGTACTGCCCTTCATCTCGATCCGGCAGTGGCAACCGATCAGCGAGAACGAAACCGAGGTCTGTTCGTGGTTCGCCGTCGACTCGGCCGCCCCGGAGCAGTTCAAGAAAGACTCGTACAAGGCGTATCTGATGTGCTTCGGATCGACGGGGATGTTCGAGCAGGACGACGTGGAGAACTGGGTGTCGCTGACCACCACCGCGGGCGGCTCGATGGCTCGGCGACTGCTGTTGAACAGCCGGATGGGATTGCTTTCAGACGACAGCCCGGTGATCGAGGCGCTGCCGCCGCAGTCATTCCACGGGCCGGGCCGGGCGCAGGTCGGCTACAACGAGTACAACCAGCGCGAATTGCTCAAACTGTGGGCCCGGCAACTGGAGTCGATGTGA
- a CDS encoding hemerythrin domain-containing protein, with the protein MNAYEVLKDHHVVLKGLGRKVSEAPVDSQERHELFDGMLLELDIHFRIEDDLYYPALAAASELIAIAHAEHRQVVDQLGVLLRTPQSSPNYPDEWNTFKTVLEAHADEEERDMIPAPAPVQITDAELEELGDKMAARIAQLRSSSLHKLRTRGKAALLKAI; encoded by the coding sequence TTGAACGCCTATGAAGTGCTCAAGGATCACCATGTGGTGCTGAAAGGGTTGGGGCGCAAGGTCAGTGAGGCGCCGGTGGACAGCCAGGAACGTCATGAGCTTTTCGACGGGATGCTGCTGGAGCTGGACATCCACTTCCGGATCGAGGACGACCTGTACTACCCGGCGCTGGCGGCGGCCAGTGAGCTCATTGCGATCGCCCATGCCGAGCACCGGCAGGTGGTGGATCAGTTGGGCGTGCTGCTGCGTACCCCGCAGAGCTCGCCCAATTATCCGGACGAGTGGAACACCTTCAAGACCGTGCTTGAGGCGCATGCCGACGAAGAAGAACGCGACATGATTCCCGCCCCGGCGCCCGTGCAGATCACTGACGCCGAACTCGAGGAACTCGGCGACAAGATGGCCGCGCGAATCGCCCAGTTGCGCAGTTCGTCGCTGCACAAGCTACGCACCCGCGGTAAGGCGGCGCTGCTCAAGGCGATTTAG
- a CDS encoding Rieske (2Fe-2S) protein has translation MRKIGPRMLAMIERQEWLDRPSYRLEHILTLMVNALGRMRDRVMNALNGVWLGHPVHPPLASLASGALGTTVALDALSLAPGRRPADEQNTAQIASHALALGIVASVASAVTGVSDWQHTHQRDRRVGLVHGAVNSFATLLYGLSWWDRHRGRHLRGAGLAAAGYAITLGGSYLGGALVFDSGIGVDQSGDRLRTREWTPVLPASALNGKPVRVEVEGVGLVVCQSNPGEVAAFGEFCPHLAAPMADGWVDRGRIVCPWHGSRFALESGAVLRGPSAAPLPHYEARLMEGNVEVRGVAN, from the coding sequence ATGCGAAAAATCGGGCCGCGGATGCTGGCCATGATCGAACGGCAGGAGTGGCTCGATCGGCCCAGTTACCGTCTCGAGCACATCCTGACCTTGATGGTCAACGCTCTGGGCCGGATGCGCGACCGGGTGATGAACGCGCTGAACGGCGTCTGGCTCGGACACCCCGTGCATCCGCCGTTGGCGTCGTTGGCCAGCGGCGCGCTCGGGACGACGGTGGCGTTGGACGCGCTGAGCCTGGCGCCGGGACGACGCCCCGCCGACGAGCAGAACACCGCTCAGATCGCGTCGCATGCGCTCGCCCTCGGAATCGTGGCCAGCGTCGCGTCGGCGGTGACCGGGGTGTCGGATTGGCAGCACACCCACCAACGAGACCGGCGTGTCGGGTTGGTGCACGGCGCGGTGAACTCTTTCGCGACGCTCCTCTACGGACTGTCCTGGTGGGACCGTCACCGCGGACGCCACCTCCGGGGAGCGGGGCTGGCGGCCGCGGGCTACGCGATCACCCTGGGCGGCAGTTACCTCGGCGGGGCGTTGGTGTTCGATTCCGGCATCGGCGTCGACCAGTCCGGTGACCGGTTGCGCACCCGCGAGTGGACGCCGGTGCTGCCGGCCAGCGCGCTGAACGGGAAACCGGTGCGCGTCGAGGTGGAAGGCGTGGGACTGGTTGTCTGCCAGAGCAATCCGGGGGAGGTGGCGGCTTTCGGAGAATTCTGCCCACACCTGGCGGCGCCAATGGCCGACGGCTGGGTCGACCGCGGCCGGATCGTGTGTCCCTGGCATGGTTCACGATTCGCGCTGGAGTCTGGCGCGGTGCTGCGTGGCCCGTCGGCGGCCCCGCTGCCGCACTACGAAGCTCGACTGATGGAAGGAAACGTGGAAGTGCGTGGGGTAGCCAATTGA
- a CDS encoding lyase family protein — MTNLLWPGEERAGEHMTDPALLQAMVAVESAWLGALMAAGLAPAAEVDLRPLVEEQDCARLACGAEDGGNPVIGLVALLRQRAGQALSPWIHRGLTSQDVIDTALMVALRGVIAQLDDQLATQIDTLSALADAHRGTPMVARTLTQHAAPTSFGAKAAGWLNGVLDAHDRLVALRTPAQFGGAVGTWAATVELARSGSGAADPAELAERVVRTAATTLGLDYRVPWHTARGPVTVAADALVACTDSWGHIASDIVTLARPEIGELGEPAGAGRGGSSSMTHKRNPVLSILIRRAALAAPPLAATLHQAAALANDERPDGAWHVEWDTLRTLARRTLVAGSQCGELLAGLQVHAGRMAENLSAEDLLGEQRAIAELTGREPSPTYFGAIDRLIDESLRGARRAVDN, encoded by the coding sequence GTGACGAACTTGCTGTGGCCCGGTGAGGAACGCGCCGGCGAACACATGACCGACCCGGCGCTGTTGCAGGCCATGGTGGCGGTGGAGTCTGCATGGCTGGGTGCGCTGATGGCCGCAGGCCTGGCGCCGGCCGCGGAGGTGGACCTGCGGCCCCTGGTGGAGGAGCAGGACTGCGCGCGCCTGGCTTGCGGAGCCGAGGACGGCGGCAACCCGGTGATCGGCCTGGTGGCCCTGCTGCGCCAGCGGGCGGGGCAGGCGCTGAGTCCGTGGATACACCGGGGACTGACCAGCCAGGACGTGATCGACACCGCCCTGATGGTGGCTCTACGAGGCGTCATCGCCCAACTCGACGACCAACTGGCAACGCAGATCGACACCCTGTCGGCACTCGCCGACGCGCATCGGGGCACGCCCATGGTCGCCCGCACGCTGACCCAGCATGCCGCGCCCACCTCGTTCGGCGCCAAGGCGGCCGGCTGGCTCAACGGGGTTCTCGACGCCCATGACCGGCTGGTGGCGCTGCGCACCCCGGCTCAGTTCGGCGGGGCCGTCGGAACATGGGCAGCCACGGTGGAATTGGCCCGATCGGGTAGCGGCGCCGCCGATCCGGCCGAGCTCGCTGAACGCGTCGTACGCACTGCCGCAACGACTTTGGGACTCGACTACCGCGTGCCCTGGCATACCGCACGGGGGCCGGTCACGGTGGCCGCCGATGCGCTGGTGGCTTGCACGGACAGCTGGGGCCACATTGCCTCGGACATCGTCACCCTGGCGCGTCCGGAAATCGGCGAACTCGGCGAACCTGCCGGCGCGGGTCGCGGGGGATCGTCGTCGATGACGCACAAGCGAAATCCCGTGTTGTCCATCTTGATCCGGCGGGCCGCGCTGGCGGCGCCGCCGCTGGCGGCCACTTTGCACCAGGCGGCCGCGCTGGCCAACGATGAGCGGCCCGACGGTGCCTGGCATGTCGAATGGGATACCTTGCGCACCCTGGCCCGACGGACCCTGGTGGCGGGTTCGCAGTGCGGCGAACTGCTGGCCGGCTTGCAGGTACACGCCGGACGCATGGCCGAAAACCTCAGTGCCGAAGATCTTCTCGGCGAGCAGCGGGCCATCGCCGAACTGACCGGGAGGGAGCCGTCGCCGACCTACTTCGGCGCGATCGACCGGTTGATCGACGAGAGCTTGCGTGGGGCCCGCCGCGCCGTCGACAACTAG
- a CDS encoding class I SAM-dependent methyltransferase, which yields MTSNKEPLPLSGRDDAHVPGHWLLARLGKRVLRPGGVELTRTLLARAEVANADVLELAPGLGRTAAEIIARGPRSYVGAEADPDAANRVRGVLAGHGEVKVTDAADTGLPDASADVVVGEAMLTMQGDAAKHAIVAEAARVLRPRGRYAIHELALTPDDLPEEVTTDVRQSLARAIKVNARPLTVAEWSELLGGHGLVVRHVATAPMALLAPRRVIADEGLWGAIKFAKNVLSHPDARRRVLAMRGTFRRHRERLAAVAIVAQKPG from the coding sequence ATGACTTCCAACAAAGAGCCCCTCCCCCTGTCCGGCCGAGACGACGCGCACGTCCCGGGGCACTGGCTGCTGGCCCGGTTGGGCAAGCGGGTACTCCGCCCGGGGGGCGTCGAGCTCACCCGCACCCTGCTGGCCCGCGCCGAGGTGGCCAACGCCGACGTGCTCGAGCTGGCTCCGGGGTTGGGCCGGACCGCGGCGGAGATCATCGCCCGCGGCCCCCGCTCCTATGTCGGCGCGGAGGCCGACCCGGATGCGGCCAACCGGGTACGCGGCGTCCTGGCAGGCCACGGCGAGGTGAAGGTCACCGACGCAGCCGACACCGGCTTGCCCGACGCCAGTGCCGACGTGGTCGTCGGCGAGGCGATGCTGACGATGCAGGGCGATGCGGCCAAGCACGCCATCGTCGCCGAGGCCGCCCGGGTCCTGCGGCCGCGAGGACGCTATGCGATCCACGAGCTTGCCCTCACCCCCGACGATCTACCGGAAGAAGTCACCACCGACGTCCGGCAGTCACTGGCCCGCGCAATCAAGGTCAACGCGCGTCCGTTGACGGTGGCGGAGTGGTCGGAGTTGTTGGGTGGCCACGGGTTGGTGGTGCGGCATGTCGCGACGGCACCGATGGCGCTGCTGGCGCCGCGGCGGGTGATAGCCGACGAAGGACTCTGGGGCGCTATCAAATTCGCCAAGAATGTGCTCAGTCATCCTGACGCCCGCCGGCGGGTGCTGGCGATGCGGGGCACGTTCCGCAGGCACCGCGAGCGGTTGGCCGCGGTGGCCATCGTGGCGCAGAAGCCCGGCTAG
- the pcaG gene encoding protocatechuate 3,4-dioxygenase subunit alpha, which translates to MTEAACTPGQTVGPFFGIGLPYARDRELVCDEFPGAVELHGTVYDGAGAGVPDALVEIWQPDTAGRISRAPGSLRRDGWTFTGWGRAATDADGHYSFTTVAPGPTSTARPRHFAVAIFARGLLDRLFTRAYLPDTDLDGVPELTALEPRRRATMRCHAETDSGRTRYRFDVHLQGPDETVFLTYRDGRS; encoded by the coding sequence ATGACTGAAGCAGCCTGTACCCCAGGACAGACCGTCGGGCCGTTCTTCGGCATCGGGCTGCCCTACGCACGCGACCGCGAACTGGTCTGCGACGAGTTTCCCGGCGCCGTCGAACTGCACGGCACCGTCTACGACGGCGCCGGAGCCGGGGTGCCCGACGCACTGGTGGAAATCTGGCAGCCCGACACCGCCGGCCGAATTTCGCGGGCGCCGGGCTCGCTGCGGCGCGACGGGTGGACTTTCACCGGCTGGGGCCGGGCCGCGACCGACGCGGACGGGCACTACTCGTTCACCACCGTGGCCCCGGGTCCCACGAGCACCGCGCGGCCGCGACATTTCGCCGTCGCCATCTTCGCGCGGGGCTTGCTGGATCGGCTGTTCACCCGCGCCTACCTGCCGGACACCGACCTGGACGGCGTACCGGAGTTGACCGCCCTCGAACCCCGGCGCCGGGCGACCATGCGCTGCCATGCCGAAACCGATTCGGGCCGAACCAGATACCGTTTCGATGTGCACCTGCAGGGGCCCGACGAGACGGTGTTCCTGACCTACCGTGACGGTCGGTCGTGA
- a CDS encoding 3-phenylpropionate/cinnamic acid dioxygenase subunit beta, which translates to MRKALPFNDIRHQQAHQFLVDEAYLLDAQQYEAWLDTMTDDIHYVMPVRVTTARGAGFDTSLFPKPGMDHFDEDKYSLTQRMARMGTEHVWAEDPPSRLRHFVTNVRTFEQDQTHLLVESAELLFRSRGDVNESALLSCGREDLLRWNETQACWKLARRKIIADESVLRMQNLAVFL; encoded by the coding sequence GTGAGAAAAGCTCTGCCATTCAACGATATTCGGCATCAACAAGCCCACCAGTTCTTGGTCGACGAGGCGTATCTGCTGGACGCGCAGCAGTATGAGGCGTGGCTGGACACCATGACCGACGACATCCACTACGTCATGCCGGTCCGCGTCACCACCGCCCGCGGCGCCGGATTCGACACCTCGTTATTTCCCAAACCCGGCATGGACCACTTCGACGAGGACAAGTATTCGCTGACCCAGCGGATGGCCCGGATGGGCACAGAGCACGTGTGGGCCGAGGATCCCCCGTCGCGCCTGCGGCACTTCGTCACCAACGTGCGCACCTTCGAACAGGATCAGACGCACCTGCTCGTCGAATCGGCCGAATTGCTGTTCCGCAGCCGCGGCGATGTCAACGAGTCCGCCTTGTTGTCCTGCGGCCGCGAAGACCTGCTGCGCTGGAACGAGACCCAGGCTTGCTGGAAGTTGGCTCGCCGCAAGATCATTGCCGATGAATCGGTGTTGCGCATGCAGAACTTGGCGGTGTTCCTGTGA